The DNA sequence CATAGCCTGTCATGGCCAGGACGAAATCATTAGGAATTGTGAATTTTCCTTCAGGCCCTTCCAAGTCGACGCGATCAGGATATATGGCCTTTACTTCGGTATTGAAGTGCGCCTGGATACTTCCTTCGGCAATGCGGTTTTCAATATTCGGTTTGATCCAATATTTCACCTTGGGGTACAGCTCGTGCTGACGAATTGCCATGGTCACTTCCGCTCCTTTTTGGTAGGTTTCCAGGGCTACATCACAAGCCGAGTTGGCTGCCCCGATCACCAACACCCGCTGCCCCACGTAGGGGTGAGCATCATCATAGTAGTGTTTCACTTTCGGTAAATCTTCTCCGGGTACATGGAGCATTCGGGGAGTATCATAAAAACCGGTTGCAACCACTACATGAGCGGCTGTATAGGTCGCCTTGCTGGTCTGGATTTCGTACGCTTTCTCCCCTACCCTGCGCATACTCACTACGGGCTCGTAGAGTTTCACCTTTAGCTTGTAAGATTGTTGCAGGCGACGATAATATTCCAATGCTTCTTTGCGGGTAGGCTTATCCGTGTGGGAAATGAAGGGTGTTTCCCCAATTTCCAGTTTTTGAGAAGTTGAAAAGAAGGTCATATTCACCGGAAACTGGTAGATCGAATTCACCAAGACTCCTTTTTCCAGCACTACATAGCTGAGCCCTGCCTTCTCTGCGGTCAGTGCAACATTGAGGCCGGTGGGCCCACCACCGATAATCACTAAATCGTACATAATTGATAAGCTTCGCGTGTCTTGTTGCAACAACGGCTAAGCAGTGATGGTTTTATCACCCCCATAAAAGCACCCTGCGAAAAATATTGAGTTACCCAAGCAGTTGTTTTTAAGCAGCTCCTTCGCTATCATGAACCAGCAACATGATGCGATGGTATAGTTCTTCTGGCTGGAAGGGTTTTGCTAAATAGTCATTAAATCCAACTTGGTAGCAGCGATCTTCCTCTTGTTTACTATTGCTTGCGGATAGCGCAATAATCGGTACCGAAGAAAAATGACGCATATTCGCAC is a window from the Lewinella sp. LCG006 genome containing:
- a CDS encoding YpdA family putative bacillithiol disulfide reductase, with the protein product MYDLVIIGGGPTGLNVALTAEKAGLSYVVLEKGVLVNSIYQFPVNMTFFSTSQKLEIGETPFISHTDKPTRKEALEYYRRLQQSYKLKVKLYEPVVSMRRVGEKAYEIQTSKATYTAAHVVVATGFYDTPRMLHVPGEDLPKVKHYYDDAHPYVGQRVLVIGAANSACDVALETYQKGAEVTMAIRQHELYPKVKYWIKPNIENRIAEGSIQAHFNTEVKAIYPDRVDLEGPEGKFTIPNDFVLAMTGYEPNYALLAALGLPISEDAAALPLHDEETLETPLPGVYIAGVLCAGRRTSKLFIENTRDHGEIIIGQIVARKEVYAK